The following are encoded together in the Humulus lupulus chromosome 5, drHumLupu1.1, whole genome shotgun sequence genome:
- the LOC133834332 gene encoding protein AGENET DOMAIN (AGD)-CONTAINING P1-like isoform X2 yields MAAIRGEAYFSVGAEVEVRSPVGYFIPATIIARGSSATSFLVEYKTLKTKTSIDKNKGKPSTEELDVSLMRPSPPKENNCTYFKAGQEVDAYYKGSWWEGLVTEVFEDSSYFFVCLNGNHEVELEISNLRPHRDWVDGQWVPPLNVKFVNKQNVAVSNGGQRMEEFEIGSLVEIRNEEEGFEGSWYTASIVKSVDNEKYCVQYKTIRTETGEKFLCEEVDRRNIRPYPPEIIRVDSFGLNEEVDAYYNDGWWEGVICKVLSRGRYRVYFKSSDEEILFEHEELRLHQNWINHTWVWNSK; encoded by the exons ATGGCTGCCATTCGAGGAGAAGCTTACTTCAGCGTAGGGGCGGAGGTCGAGGTCAGGAGCCCAGTCGGCTACTTCATTCCGGCAACGATCATCGCCAGGGGCTCCTCCGCCACCAGTTTTCTTGTCGAATACAAAACCCTAAAGACCAAAACCAGTATCGACAAAAACAAGGGCAAACCCTCGACGGAGGAGTTAGATGTATCGCTTATGAGGCCGTCTCCGCCCAAAGAGAACAATTGTACGTATTTTAAGGCCGGCCAAGAAGTCGACGCCTACTATAAGGGTAGTTGGTGGGAGGGACTGGTTACTGAAGTCTTTGAAGATTCTTCGTATTTCTTTGTTTGCTTGAACGGGAATCATGAGGTGGAACTCGAGATTTCCAACTTGAGACCCCACCGTGACTGGGTTGATGGACAATGGGTTCCTCCTCTTAATGTTAag TTTGTGAATAAGCAAAATGTGGCAGTTTCTAATGGAGGGCAAAGAATGGAGGAATTTGAGATAGGATCACTAGTTGAGATTAGAAACGAGGAAGAAGGATTTGAAGGTTCATGGTATACTGCATCTATTGTCAAAAGTGTGGATAATGAAAAGTATTGTGTTCAGTATAAGACTATAAGAACAGAGACTGGTGAGAAGTTTTTGTGTGAGGAGGTCGATAGAAGAAACATAAGGCCTTATCCTCCGGAAATTATTAGGGTTGATTCTTTTGGCCTAAATGAAGAAGTTGATGCATATTACAATGATGGTTGGTGGGAAGGTGTTATATGCAAGGTCTTGTCAAGAGGAAGGTACAGAGTTTACTTTAAAAGCTCAGATGAAGAAATTCTGTTTGAGCATGAAGAGTTGAGATTGCATCAAAATTGGATCAATCATACTTGGGTTTGGAACTCTAAG
- the LOC133834332 gene encoding protein AGENET DOMAIN (AGD)-CONTAINING P1-like isoform X1, giving the protein MAAIRGEAYFSVGAEVEVRSPVGYFIPATIIARGSSATSFLVEYKTLKTKTSIDKNKGKPSTEELDVSLMRPSPPKENNCTYFKAGQEVDAYYKGSWWEGLVTEVFEDSSYFFVCLNGNHEVELEISNLRPHRDWVDGQWVPPLNVKFVNKQNVAVSNGGQRMEEFEIGSLVEIRNEEEGFEGSWYTASIVKSVDNEKYCVQYKTIRTETGEKFLCEEVDRRNIRPYPPEIIRVDSFGLNEEVDAYYNDGWWEGVICKVLSRGRYRVYFKSSDEEILFEHEELRLHQNWINHTWVWNSKQ; this is encoded by the exons ATGGCTGCCATTCGAGGAGAAGCTTACTTCAGCGTAGGGGCGGAGGTCGAGGTCAGGAGCCCAGTCGGCTACTTCATTCCGGCAACGATCATCGCCAGGGGCTCCTCCGCCACCAGTTTTCTTGTCGAATACAAAACCCTAAAGACCAAAACCAGTATCGACAAAAACAAGGGCAAACCCTCGACGGAGGAGTTAGATGTATCGCTTATGAGGCCGTCTCCGCCCAAAGAGAACAATTGTACGTATTTTAAGGCCGGCCAAGAAGTCGACGCCTACTATAAGGGTAGTTGGTGGGAGGGACTGGTTACTGAAGTCTTTGAAGATTCTTCGTATTTCTTTGTTTGCTTGAACGGGAATCATGAGGTGGAACTCGAGATTTCCAACTTGAGACCCCACCGTGACTGGGTTGATGGACAATGGGTTCCTCCTCTTAATGTTAag TTTGTGAATAAGCAAAATGTGGCAGTTTCTAATGGAGGGCAAAGAATGGAGGAATTTGAGATAGGATCACTAGTTGAGATTAGAAACGAGGAAGAAGGATTTGAAGGTTCATGGTATACTGCATCTATTGTCAAAAGTGTGGATAATGAAAAGTATTGTGTTCAGTATAAGACTATAAGAACAGAGACTGGTGAGAAGTTTTTGTGTGAGGAGGTCGATAGAAGAAACATAAGGCCTTATCCTCCGGAAATTATTAGGGTTGATTCTTTTGGCCTAAATGAAGAAGTTGATGCATATTACAATGATGGTTGGTGGGAAGGTGTTATATGCAAGGTCTTGTCAAGAGGAAGGTACAGAGTTTACTTTAAAAGCTCAGATGAAGAAATTCTGTTTGAGCATGAAGAGTTGAGATTGCATCAAAATTGGATCAATCATACTTGGGTTTGGAACTCTAAG